A genome region from Chryseobacterium sp. G0186 includes the following:
- a CDS encoding esterase-like activity of phytase family protein, which produces MKRILLSALVMTALFSCNNKDDDNATNQDINYSKLPQEFPFSKMATINGVDVINGGFGSGAAAHPSRKGEFYVITDRGPNTDYLNGKKFLTPNFTPTIMHFKINAEGNVEVIKYIKLKNPSGQPITGLPNPVGMGSTGEIAYDASGNVMGTDNYGLDSESIVAAPDGTFWVSDEYGPHIVHYTAEGVEMERISPIGVNTGTRKLPAVLAKRRANRGMEGLCITPDGRTLVGTIQSMMLVPTKALATNTSLTRIVTFDITTGQTKQYLYKQDGGASDSVCDITALGNNEFLVIERDGNFGTQGGIKKVYRINLSAATDVNGTDLAAVDGMKVNGKALEQCTWDELTNAGIKPVTKKLAVDLVAKLGYEHDKFEGIVYLGNNKLAVFNDDDFGVVDDGSGNPKAKILPKTGKVDKGTMYVVDIQ; this is translated from the coding sequence ATGAAAAGAATACTATTATCTGCTTTGGTGATGACTGCGTTATTCTCTTGTAATAATAAAGATGATGACAATGCAACTAATCAGGATATTAATTACTCTAAACTTCCTCAGGAGTTTCCTTTTTCTAAAATGGCAACCATAAATGGAGTAGATGTAATCAATGGAGGGTTTGGTTCCGGTGCCGCTGCTCATCCCAGCAGAAAAGGTGAATTTTATGTCATTACAGACCGTGGTCCGAATACAGATTATCTAAATGGTAAGAAGTTTTTGACCCCCAATTTTACCCCAACTATCATGCATTTTAAAATTAATGCCGAGGGAAATGTTGAGGTGATTAAATATATTAAGCTTAAGAATCCATCCGGACAACCGATCACAGGACTTCCAAACCCTGTAGGAATGGGAAGTACGGGAGAAATAGCTTACGATGCTTCTGGAAATGTTATGGGAACGGATAATTATGGCCTGGACAGTGAAAGTATTGTAGCTGCGCCAGATGGTACATTCTGGGTTTCTGATGAGTACGGACCACACATCGTTCATTATACGGCGGAAGGGGTAGAGATGGAAAGAATAAGCCCGATTGGGGTGAATACAGGAACCAGAAAACTACCTGCAGTTTTGGCTAAAAGAAGAGCCAACAGAGGAATGGAGGGACTTTGTATCACTCCGGACGGAAGAACATTGGTAGGAACGATACAGTCAATGATGCTTGTCCCAACAAAAGCATTGGCAACCAATACTTCCTTAACCAGAATTGTCACTTTTGATATTACTACAGGACAAACCAAACAATATCTGTATAAGCAGGATGGTGGTGCTTCTGATTCTGTGTGCGATATCACAGCATTAGGTAATAATGAATTTTTGGTGATTGAAAGAGACGGTAATTTCGGAACTCAGGGAGGCATTAAAAAAGTATACAGAATCAACCTAAGTGCTGCTACTGATGTGAACGGAACCGATCTTGCCGCAGTAGACGGAATGAAAGTTAATGGTAAGGCCTTGGAACAATGTACATGGGATGAACTTACCAATGCAGGAATCAAGCCTGTGACTAAAAAACTGGCTGTAGATTTAGTGGCAAAACTAGGCTATGAGCATGATAAATTTGAAGGAATTGTTTATTTAGGAAATAATAAACTGGCTGTTTTCAATGATGATGACTTTGGAGTAGTAGATGACGGAAGTGGAAACCCTAAAGCAAAAATTCTTCCTAAAACAGGAAAGGTAGACAAAGGAACGATGTATGTAGTCGATATTCAATAA
- the tpiA gene encoding triose-phosphate isomerase: MRRKIVAGNWKMNKNVIDAQQLMIQLLSYKNNNATNCEVWIAPPSLYLMMAKDIFEKDEIGVFSQDMSEHESGAYTGEISADMLESIDATGSLIGHSERRQYHGETDSHCNRKIKLALDKGLTPIYCNGETLEQRKAGQHLEVVKNQTEVALFTLSAEEIKKVVVAYEPVWAIGTGETASPEQAQEIHAHIRNIIAAKYGQEVADEVSILYGGSVKPDNAKEIFSQPDIDGGLIGGAALKLEDFSKIIEAFN; the protein is encoded by the coding sequence ATGAGAAGAAAAATAGTTGCAGGCAACTGGAAAATGAACAAAAATGTAATTGATGCACAACAATTAATGATTCAATTGCTAAGCTATAAAAATAACAATGCTACCAACTGTGAAGTTTGGATTGCTCCACCATCTTTATACCTAATGATGGCGAAAGACATCTTTGAAAAGGATGAAATCGGAGTATTCTCTCAGGACATGAGTGAGCATGAAAGTGGAGCTTATACAGGGGAAATTTCTGCAGATATGCTGGAATCCATTGATGCTACCGGATCATTGATCGGTCACTCTGAAAGAAGACAATACCACGGTGAAACAGACTCTCACTGCAACAGAAAAATCAAATTAGCTTTGGATAAAGGTCTTACGCCAATCTATTGTAATGGGGAAACTCTTGAGCAAAGAAAAGCAGGACAACACCTTGAAGTGGTAAAAAACCAGACAGAAGTTGCGCTTTTCACTCTTTCTGCTGAGGAGATCAAAAAAGTAGTGGTTGCTTACGAACCAGTTTGGGCCATCGGAACAGGAGAAACAGCAAGTCCGGAGCAGGCTCAGGAAATCCATGCACACATCAGAAATATTATTGCTGCTAAATACGGCCAAGAAGTTGCTGATGAGGTTTCTATTCTTTATGGAGGTTCTGTAAAACCGGATAATGCTAAAGAAATTTTCTCACAACCTGATATCGACGGTGGTCTGATTGGAGGAGCTGCCTTGAAATTAGAGGATTTCTCTAAGATTATTGAGGCTTTCAACTAA
- a CDS encoding S9 family peptidase — MKKIYLGLLVMSASTFQSQKFPDMKAPVAEKQEHIREIHGDKVNDPYYWMIDYFKKGKDSTKVVDYLKAENTYWEGMMKDTEPFRDKLFKEMKARIKEKDESVPVFRNGYYYYTRTETGKQYFKYCRKKETLNAPEEVLLDVDQLAEGHPYYSASGFSVSPDNMKMVYGVDDVSRRQYKLFLKDLSTGKTTDLGIKNTTGSAVWANDNKTIFYTSKNPETLLTEKIYRHTLGTDSSKDALVYEEKDTTNYIGASKSKNQKFIMIYSQSTTSSETRYLDANDPNGKFKVFQPRIKDVLYDVTPLEDKFLITTNKDALNFKVVETPLNKTGIENWKDFIPHRKDVLMEGISEFKNFLVFSERQNGLSQLAIYDRKTGKKEFLKFEEAAYTVYPSGNPEYNTDNFRFGYTSMITPSSQYEQDLKTGKRTLLKQQEVLGGYNKENYTTERLFATAKDGTKIPISIVYKKGFKKDGSNPLLLYAYGSYGNSMDASFSSTRLSLLDRGFAFAIAHIRGGQEMGRQWYEDGKMMKKKNTFTDFIDSGEYLVKEKYTSPKHLYAQGGSAGGLLMGAIANMNPGLWNGVISQVPFVDVINTMLDTSIPLTTNEYDEWGNPNNKEAYLYMKSYSPYENIEKKNYPNLLVTTGLHDSQVQYFEPAKWVAKLRDMKTDKNVLLLKTDMDYGHGGASGRFDYLKDIALVYAFMFKLEGINN; from the coding sequence TTATTACTGGATGATTGATTATTTTAAAAAAGGAAAAGATTCTACCAAGGTCGTTGATTATTTAAAGGCCGAAAATACCTATTGGGAGGGTATGATGAAAGACACAGAACCTTTCAGAGACAAGCTCTTCAAGGAGATGAAAGCGAGAATCAAAGAAAAGGATGAGTCTGTACCGGTTTTTAGAAATGGATATTATTATTATACCCGTACAGAAACTGGAAAACAATATTTCAAATACTGCAGAAAAAAGGAAACCTTAAATGCTCCTGAAGAAGTTCTTCTGGATGTAGATCAGCTTGCAGAGGGACATCCTTATTATTCTGCTTCAGGCTTCAGCGTCAGCCCGGACAACATGAAAATGGTCTATGGAGTGGATGACGTTTCCAGAAGACAGTATAAATTGTTTTTAAAGGATCTTTCTACAGGAAAAACTACGGATCTGGGTATTAAAAATACTACAGGATCAGCAGTATGGGCTAATGATAATAAAACCATCTTTTATACTTCCAAAAACCCTGAAACTCTTTTAACAGAAAAGATCTACAGACATACCCTGGGAACGGATTCTTCCAAGGATGCTTTGGTATACGAGGAAAAGGATACAACCAATTATATTGGGGCTTCCAAGTCAAAGAATCAGAAGTTTATTATGATTTACTCACAGTCTACTACTTCGTCTGAGACCAGATATCTGGATGCCAATGATCCTAACGGAAAGTTTAAGGTTTTCCAGCCGAGAATAAAGGATGTTTTATATGATGTCACCCCATTAGAAGATAAGTTTTTAATAACGACCAATAAGGATGCCCTCAACTTTAAGGTGGTGGAAACGCCACTCAATAAAACGGGTATTGAAAACTGGAAAGATTTTATTCCTCACAGAAAAGATGTTTTGATGGAAGGAATTTCTGAATTTAAGAACTTCCTTGTCTTCAGTGAAAGACAAAACGGACTTTCTCAACTGGCAATCTATGATAGAAAAACCGGTAAAAAGGAATTTTTAAAATTTGAAGAGGCTGCCTATACAGTGTATCCATCAGGAAATCCGGAATATAATACCGATAATTTCCGTTTCGGATATACCTCAATGATCACCCCAAGCTCTCAGTATGAACAGGACTTAAAGACCGGAAAAAGAACACTCCTGAAGCAACAGGAAGTTCTGGGAGGTTACAATAAAGAGAACTACACTACCGAAAGACTTTTTGCCACCGCTAAAGATGGTACAAAGATTCCAATCTCTATTGTTTACAAAAAAGGATTCAAAAAAGATGGAAGCAATCCCCTTTTACTATATGCCTACGGTTCGTATGGAAATTCTATGGATGCCTCGTTCAGCAGTACAAGACTTAGTCTTTTAGACAGAGGTTTTGCCTTTGCCATTGCTCACATCCGTGGTGGACAGGAAATGGGAAGACAATGGTATGAAGACGGGAAAATGATGAAAAAGAAAAACACATTTACCGATTTCATCGATTCCGGAGAATATCTAGTTAAGGAAAAATATACTTCCCCTAAACATTTGTATGCTCAGGGAGGAAGTGCAGGAGGTTTATTGATGGGAGCTATCGCAAACATGAATCCTGGCCTTTGGAATGGAGTGATCTCACAGGTTCCGTTTGTGGATGTTATCAATACCATGCTTGACACAAGTATTCCTTTAACAACCAATGAATATGACGAATGGGGCAATCCGAACAATAAGGAAGCTTATCTGTATATGAAATCTTACTCCCCGTATGAAAATATAGAAAAGAAAAACTATCCTAACCTATTGGTAACAACGGGTCTTCATGACTCACAGGTACAGTATTTTGAGCCTGCTAAATGGGTCGCCAAACTGAGAGATATGAAAACCGATAAAAATGTTTTACTATTAAAAACAGACATGGATTACGGTCATGGCGGTGCTTCAGGAAGGTTTGACTATCTGAAAGATATTGCCTTGGTCTATGCTTTCATGTTTAAACTGGAGGGAATTAATAATTAA